The Enterobacter oligotrophicus sequence GGCGCGGTCAAACGGCGTGAGGCGTTTGCCCAGCACTTCCTGACTTAAATGTTCACGCGATACCACCTGGCCGAGATGCTGCGCCAGCAGATAAAGCAGGGTGAACTCGGTGCCGGTCAGTTCCAGCGTTTCGCCGTCGAAGCTCGCCTCCTGACGGCCTGGGTTCAGGCTCAGGGAGTCCACTTCCAGCGTGGGTGAGCTGTTGTCAGTATTCTGCTGCTGTTCGCTCCAGTGAGAACGACGCAGGATAGCGCGAATGCGGGCAACCAGTTCACGGTCGTTGAATGGCTTAGGTAAATAGTCATCCGCGCCCAGCTCAAGGCCAAGTACACGGTCTAATTCGCTGCCGCGTGCGGTCAGCATAATAACGGGGGTCTGGTGTGTCTGGCGAAGCTCTTTCAGCGTATCAATGCCGTTTTTCTTTGGCATCATGACGTCGAGCAAAAGTAAATCGATGCTGTCGTCAAGGAGACTCAGCGCCTGCTCGCCATCGTGGGCAACCAGAACGTTGAAACCTTCCATGTCGAGCAACTCCTTTAAAAGGGATGTGAGCTCTCGGTCATCATCAACTAACAGGATTTTATTCATTGTTTAAATACCTCCGAGGCAGAAATTACGACATCAAGGCTATCTAATCCATGACTTTACGTTGTTTTACACCCCCTGACGCATGTTTGCAGCCTGAATCGTAGACTGTCTCTCGTTGAATCGCGACACGAAAGATTTTGGGAGCAAGTGATGCGCAAAGTTACCGCTGCCGTCATGGCCTCAACGCTGGCGTTCAGTGCGTTTAGCCAGGCTGCTGTAGCTATCATCGGCGATAACGGTTCCTCACAAGAGGGCGCAACGCAGCACAGCAGCCAAAGCCATATGTTCGACGGCATAAGTTTAACCGAACATCAGCGTCAACAGATGCGAGATCTGATGCAGAGGGCAAGACACGACCAGCCTCCTGTTAATGTTAGCGAAATGGAGACAATGCATCGCCTTGTCACCGCAGAAAATTTTGACGAAAGCGCTGTACGCGCTCAGGCAGAAAAAATGGCACAGGAACAGGTTGCCCGCCAGGTAGAGATGGCGAAGGTCCGCAACCAGATGTTCCATCTGCTTTCGCCCGAGCAGCAAGCGGTTTTGAACGAGAAACACCAGCAACGGATGGACCAGTTGCGTGAGGTTGCACGGATGCAGCGAAGCTCAGAAACGACGCTTTTTAGTAGCAATAGCAGTACCCGTAGTAACCAGTAAACCCTGTTTTCCTTGCCATAGACACCATCCCTGTCTTCCCCCACATGATGTGGGGGTTTTTTTTGCCCTTCGTTCAGGTTTGTTAACCGTTTATTCATCCTTTGACTCCGCAACCATCCGTTATACTAGCGCCATGGCATGACAGGAGTGTTTATGAATCAATCCTATGGACGGCTGGTAAGCCGGGCCGCAATCGCCGCGACGGTAATGGCGTCGTGTTTGCTGATCATTAAAATTTTCGCGTGGTGGTACACCGGCTCGGTCAGTATTCTGGCGGCACTGGTGGACTCGCTGGTGGATATTGCCGCCTCGCTGACCAACCTGCTGGTGGTGCGCTACTCGCTGCAACCGGCCGATGAAGAGCACACGTTTGGGCATGGCAAGGCAGAATCGCTGGCGGCGCTGGCGCAAAGCATGTTTATTTCCGGCTCCGCGCTGTTCCTCTTTTTGACCGGCATTCAGCATCTTGTCTCGCCGTCGCCGATGAACGATCCGGGCGTCGGCGTGGTGGTTACGGTGATTGCACTTATAAGCACACTTGTTCTGGTAACGTTCCAGCGCTGGGTGGTGCGCAAAACGCAAAGCCAGGCTGTACGGGCAGATATGCTTCATTATCAGTCTGATGTTATGATGAATGGCGCTATTCTTATTGCGCTCGGTCTGGCCTGGTATGGCTGGCATCGCGCCGATGCGTTGTTTGCGTTAGGAATTGGCATCTATATTTTATACAGTGCGTTACGGATGGGGTACGAGGCGGTGCAATCGCTTCTGGATCGCGCCCTTCCGGACGCAGAACGTGATGAAATTTTTGCTATCGTGAACCACTGGCCGGGCGTCAGTGGAGCCCACGATCTTCGTACGCGGCAGTCAGGGCCGACCCGCTTTATACAGATTCATATAGAAATGGAAGACAACTTGCCGCT is a genomic window containing:
- the cpxR gene encoding envelope stress response regulator transcription factor CpxR translates to MNKILLVDDDRELTSLLKELLDMEGFNVLVAHDGEQALSLLDDSIDLLLLDVMMPKKNGIDTLKELRQTHQTPVIMLTARGSELDRVLGLELGADDYLPKPFNDRELVARIRAILRRSHWSEQQQNTDNSSPTLEVDSLSLNPGRQEASFDGETLELTGTEFTLLYLLAQHLGQVVSREHLSQEVLGKRLTPFDRAIDMHISNLRRKLPERKDGHPWFKTLRGRGYLMVSAS
- the cpxP gene encoding cell-envelope stress modulator CpxP, producing the protein MRKVTAAVMASTLAFSAFSQAAVAIIGDNGSSQEGATQHSSQSHMFDGISLTEHQRQQMRDLMQRARHDQPPVNVSEMETMHRLVTAENFDESAVRAQAEKMAQEQVARQVEMAKVRNQMFHLLSPEQQAVLNEKHQQRMDQLREVARMQRSSETTLFSSNSSTRSNQ
- the fieF gene encoding CDF family cation-efflux transporter FieF (FieF, a metal efflux transporter, is a member of the CDF (cation diffusion facilitator) family of transporters.), translated to MNQSYGRLVSRAAIAATVMASCLLIIKIFAWWYTGSVSILAALVDSLVDIAASLTNLLVVRYSLQPADEEHTFGHGKAESLAALAQSMFISGSALFLFLTGIQHLVSPSPMNDPGVGVVVTVIALISTLVLVTFQRWVVRKTQSQAVRADMLHYQSDVMMNGAILIALGLAWYGWHRADALFALGIGIYILYSALRMGYEAVQSLLDRALPDAERDEIFAIVNHWPGVSGAHDLRTRQSGPTRFIQIHIEMEDNLPLVQAHVIAEQVEQAILQRFPGSDVIIHQDPCSVVPGHVQLS